A window of the Isosphaera pallida ATCC 43644 genome harbors these coding sequences:
- a CDS encoding aspartate kinase has product MSLVVQKFGGTSVADSGKILSAARRAINTARQGHRVLMVVSARGHTTDELIKAALEINERPPAREMDMLLSTGEQVSVALMAMAIEALGERAISFTGGQIGLVTDSFHTKARIKNIDPQRILAALEDGFIVIVAGFQGVDEHYNITTLGRGGSDTTAVALAAALKADVCEIYTDVDGVFTTDPRIVAEARRIDKISFDEMLELASLGAGVMHSRSIEFAKKYGVRIHVRNSMSDAPGTWIVGDNEARRLGVCVTGAALARDEARVTVLGVPDQPGAVHTLFREIADRRIMVDMIVQNVATDGLAEVSFTVAASDLADTLLAAEAAARAVGARRVVHDPNVSKVSVVGTGMRYHHGVAATMFEALASVGINIQMITTSEIKISALVARDQAAAALRAVHAAFKLECPPQDDPPGYVPQPPIPSVDRTTDDLVVELDDPESHRRFLARPDSGMEGLVITAVDLDDTQARLTLESIPDRPGYAASIFRAVADAGIMVDMIVQNAGVAGSASLSFTVPRQDGPRTLEVIRTHPEVQTVILDENLAKLAVAGIGMRSHVGVAVRMFGALAARDINIALINTSEVRINVAVDRSRAAEALQALRDVFGIKHPSMSNP; this is encoded by the coding sequence GTGTCCCTGGTGGTCCAAAAGTTCGGCGGTACCAGCGTGGCGGATTCCGGCAAAATCCTCAGCGCCGCGCGCCGCGCCATCAACACGGCGCGTCAAGGCCACCGCGTCTTGATGGTTGTCTCTGCGCGGGGACACACCACCGACGAACTGATCAAAGCCGCTCTCGAAATCAACGAACGGCCCCCTGCGCGGGAAATGGATATGCTCTTGTCCACCGGCGAACAGGTCTCCGTCGCTCTGATGGCGATGGCGATCGAAGCCCTTGGCGAACGCGCCATCAGCTTCACCGGCGGCCAAATCGGCCTCGTCACCGACAGCTTCCACACCAAGGCCCGGATCAAAAACATCGACCCTCAGCGCATTTTGGCGGCCCTCGAAGATGGATTCATCGTCATCGTCGCGGGCTTTCAGGGGGTCGATGAACATTATAACATCACGACCCTGGGACGAGGCGGATCCGACACCACCGCCGTGGCTCTGGCCGCGGCTCTCAAGGCGGATGTCTGTGAAATCTACACCGATGTCGATGGCGTTTTCACGACCGATCCCCGGATCGTGGCCGAGGCGCGACGGATCGACAAAATCAGTTTCGACGAGATGCTCGAACTCGCTAGCCTTGGCGCGGGGGTGATGCACTCGCGCTCCATCGAGTTCGCCAAGAAGTACGGGGTGCGCATCCATGTGCGCAACTCAATGTCTGACGCGCCAGGCACCTGGATCGTGGGCGACAACGAAGCCCGACGTCTGGGCGTGTGCGTCACCGGCGCGGCCCTAGCCCGCGACGAGGCGCGGGTGACGGTCCTGGGAGTCCCCGACCAACCCGGCGCGGTCCATACGCTGTTCCGCGAGATCGCTGATCGTCGCATCATGGTCGATATGATCGTTCAGAACGTCGCCACCGACGGCCTGGCTGAGGTCAGTTTCACCGTGGCTGCCAGCGATTTGGCCGACACCCTGCTGGCCGCCGAGGCAGCCGCCCGCGCCGTTGGAGCCCGCCGCGTGGTTCACGACCCCAACGTCTCCAAGGTCTCGGTAGTCGGAACCGGCATGAGATACCATCACGGCGTGGCCGCCACCATGTTCGAGGCGCTGGCTTCGGTCGGGATCAACATTCAGATGATCACAACGAGTGAAATCAAGATCAGCGCCCTGGTAGCCCGCGATCAGGCCGCCGCGGCGCTTCGCGCGGTGCATGCCGCCTTCAAGTTGGAATGCCCCCCCCAGGACGATCCGCCCGGTTACGTTCCCCAACCCCCCATCCCCAGCGTTGACCGCACGACCGACGATCTGGTGGTCGAACTGGACGATCCCGAATCTCATCGCCGCTTCCTCGCTCGACCCGACTCGGGAATGGAGGGACTGGTCATCACCGCCGTGGACCTCGACGACACTCAGGCCCGCCTCACTCTGGAGTCGATCCCCGACCGCCCCGGCTATGCCGCCTCCATCTTCCGCGCCGTGGCCGACGCCGGCATCATGGTCGATATGATCGTCCAGAACGCCGGAGTCGCCGGCAGCGCGTCACTGTCCTTCACGGTCCCCCGTCAAGACGGCCCACGGACACTTGAGGTAATCCGAACCCATCCCGAGGTCCAAACCGTCATCCTTGATGAAAACCTGGCCAAGCTGGCCGTTGCCGGAATCGGGATGCGCTCGCACGTTGGGGTAGCCGTACGCATGTTTGGCGCGCTGGCTGCCCGCGACATCAACATCGCGCTGATCAACACCAGCGAGGTGCGGATCAATGTCGCCGTCGATCGTTCGCGGGCCGCCGAGGCCCTCCAAGCGCTCCGCGACGTGTTCGGGATCAAGCACCCCTCCATGTCGAACCCTTGA
- a CDS encoding cofactor-independent phosphoglycerate mutase: MPQARKYVIIIPDGAADEPVEALGGRTPLQAARLPHCDQVAAEGMIGLARNVPERFLPASDVATLSLFGYDPERYYTGRAPLEAAAMGVTLGCHDWAVRCNLMTILEGRITDFTAGHITNAEAAQLMAALASELGSPRYEFYAGVSYRNLLVIRGRPNEDPFDDSTTTTPPHDVPDRPAADHLPRGTGSQELRQLMEAGSRIVAAHPVNAQRIANGQRPANAIWLWGQGQAPALPRFIDLRGLKGAIITAVDLVRGTAALAGWTRIDAPGATGYLDTDYASKGHVAIEALRDHDLVCVHIEAPDEASHEGRPDAKVEALERIDELIVGPLLNTLRKHYPRHRLLISPDHSTLLRTRAHDRAPVPWAMSGEGISGSGLTYDEFAARSPGCPMIDQGYRLMDRFLEST; the protein is encoded by the coding sequence ATGCCTCAGGCGCGTAAGTACGTCATCATCATTCCCGATGGAGCCGCCGACGAACCGGTGGAGGCTTTGGGCGGACGCACTCCGTTGCAAGCGGCCCGGTTACCCCACTGCGACCAGGTGGCCGCCGAGGGAATGATCGGCCTGGCCCGCAACGTGCCCGAACGCTTCCTCCCCGCCTCCGACGTGGCCACTCTTAGCCTCTTCGGCTACGATCCTGAACGTTACTACACTGGCCGCGCCCCTCTGGAAGCCGCCGCTATGGGTGTGACCCTGGGATGTCACGACTGGGCGGTGCGTTGTAATCTCATGACCATCCTTGAGGGTCGCATCACCGACTTCACCGCCGGTCACATCACCAATGCCGAAGCAGCTCAACTCATGGCCGCGCTCGCCTCGGAACTGGGATCGCCGCGCTACGAGTTTTACGCTGGAGTCAGTTACCGCAACCTTTTGGTGATCCGCGGACGTCCCAACGAGGATCCCTTCGACGACTCGACCACCACCACCCCGCCCCACGACGTGCCGGATCGTCCCGCCGCCGACCATCTACCGCGCGGCACGGGATCGCAGGAGCTTCGGCAACTCATGGAGGCCGGTTCGCGGATCGTGGCGGCCCACCCCGTCAACGCCCAACGGATCGCCAACGGCCAACGACCCGCCAACGCGATTTGGCTTTGGGGACAGGGACAAGCCCCCGCCCTGCCCCGCTTCATTGACCTCCGCGGTCTCAAAGGGGCGATCATCACCGCCGTCGATTTGGTCCGGGGCACCGCCGCCCTCGCCGGCTGGACCCGCATCGACGCCCCTGGCGCCACCGGCTATCTCGACACCGATTACGCCTCCAAAGGCCACGTCGCCATCGAAGCCCTCCGCGATCACGACCTGGTCTGTGTCCACATCGAAGCCCCCGACGAGGCCAGCCACGAAGGACGCCCCGACGCCAAGGTCGAAGCCCTCGAACGGATCGACGAACTCATCGTCGGCCCCCTTCTCAACACCCTCCGCAAACATTATCCCCGCCACCGCCTCCTTATCTCGCCCGACCACTCGACTCTGTTGCGCACCCGCGCCCACGACCGCGCGCCAGTCCCCTGGGCCATGTCGGGCGAAGGAATCTCCGGCTCGGGTCTGACCTACGACGAATTCGCCGCCCGAAGCCCAGGCTGCCCGATGATCGATCAGGGCTATCGGCTCATGGACCGTTTCTTGGAATCAACCTGA
- a CDS encoding outer-membrane lipoprotein carrier protein LolA: MTGCCSLNRVLRVLTVAFATIAATAAVGGVGMVVSARPQPPADGPSPAKPKVAVFNADDPRARARMDQILDEWERRSSQIRSLHAEFRRRDQDVVLNEKTYFLGRAYLQAPNLAVLDFQSTDARFDPEKAKPYERFVCTGDEVWHYVAEVREVVVYPLGTDERERALKEGPLPFLFNFKAAEAKRKYRMNLRREDDDAFYIEILPLTEEERDNFNQAIVKLLRSSFQPEQLMLIDENKNSKEFVFTRIDRNPQINPDYFKGREPGKSWKVIRNPAGVDRQSNPRRAAIPGADANSYDNPTRPVSGVGGDSVK, from the coding sequence ATGACGGGGTGCTGTTCGCTCAACCGAGTCCTCCGCGTCCTCACGGTCGCTTTCGCGACGATTGCGGCGACGGCCGCCGTGGGGGGGGTGGGGATGGTCGTCTCGGCCCGTCCGCAACCCCCCGCCGACGGTCCATCCCCGGCCAAGCCCAAAGTGGCTGTCTTCAACGCCGACGACCCCCGCGCCCGGGCGCGGATGGATCAAATTCTCGACGAATGGGAACGCCGAAGTTCCCAGATCAGGTCGCTGCACGCCGAGTTTCGTCGCCGCGATCAGGATGTCGTCCTCAACGAGAAGACCTATTTTCTAGGCCGCGCCTACTTGCAAGCGCCCAACCTCGCGGTGCTGGACTTCCAATCCACCGACGCCCGGTTCGATCCTGAGAAGGCCAAGCCTTACGAGCGTTTCGTCTGCACCGGTGACGAGGTTTGGCACTACGTCGCCGAGGTCCGCGAGGTGGTGGTCTACCCCCTGGGGACCGACGAACGCGAACGCGCTCTCAAGGAAGGGCCGCTGCCGTTCCTCTTCAATTTCAAGGCCGCCGAAGCCAAGCGCAAGTACCGCATGAACCTCAGACGCGAGGACGACGACGCCTTCTACATCGAAATCCTCCCTCTGACCGAAGAGGAGCGGGACAATTTCAACCAGGCGATTGTCAAACTGCTCCGCTCAAGCTTTCAGCCTGAACAACTGATGCTGATCGACGAAAATAAGAATTCCAAGGAATTTGTATTCACCCGTATCGACCGGAATCCCCAAATCAACCCGGACTACTTCAAAGGCCGTGAACCCGGCAAGTCGTGGAAGGTGATCCGCAACCCTGCCGGGGTTGATCGCCAGTCCAACCCGAGGCGAGCCGCAATCCCGGGAGCCGACGCCAATTCTTATGACAATCCGACACGCCCGGTTTCCGGCGTTGGGGGTGATTCGGTAAAATAA
- a CDS encoding pyridoxal phosphate-dependent aminotransferase → MALSLAERARLISPSATIAMAQKARDLKAQGRTIFDFTLGESDFDTPENVGRAAWRAIERGKTRYTPAAGIPELRDAVARLYRDRGLETTAKQVVISNGAKHALHNAFMALVNPGDEVIVPAPFWVSYADLIRLAGGVPIILNTSESDDFKLKPDAFRAAVTPRTRLLLLNSPCNPTGMVYSVEEQTALADAILETEVGVVSDEIYEQLIFDGTEPVCFATLRPGLADRVVTISGVSKSYAMTGWRIGWAVAPPAIAGFMADLQSQETSNPCSISQHAALEAITGPQDSVREMREEFARRRLYALERVAQLPDVTCRPPSGAFYLFLNVSAHYGRTLGERLVTNSTEFCMAALETAGVALVMGQAFGADHYVRLSYATDLETLSQGFDALADFLKK, encoded by the coding sequence ATGGCTCTGAGCTTGGCCGAGCGCGCCCGCTTGATTTCTCCGTCGGCGACGATTGCGATGGCCCAGAAGGCGCGCGATCTCAAAGCCCAAGGCCGCACCATCTTCGATTTCACTCTGGGCGAATCCGACTTCGACACGCCCGAGAATGTGGGGCGAGCCGCCTGGCGGGCCATCGAGCGTGGGAAAACCCGCTACACCCCCGCAGCCGGCATCCCTGAACTCCGCGATGCAGTGGCCCGCCTTTATCGAGACCGCGGCTTGGAGACGACCGCCAAGCAGGTCGTCATCTCCAATGGGGCCAAACATGCGCTGCACAACGCCTTCATGGCGTTGGTTAATCCCGGCGACGAGGTGATTGTGCCCGCGCCGTTTTGGGTGAGTTACGCCGACCTAATCCGTCTGGCCGGTGGGGTGCCGATTATTCTGAACACCAGCGAATCCGACGACTTTAAACTCAAGCCCGACGCCTTCCGCGCCGCAGTGACTCCCCGCACCCGTCTCCTGCTCCTCAACTCCCCCTGCAACCCGACCGGCATGGTTTACAGCGTCGAAGAGCAGACCGCTCTGGCCGACGCGATTCTGGAAACCGAAGTTGGCGTGGTTTCCGACGAAATCTACGAGCAGCTGATTTTCGACGGGACCGAGCCGGTTTGCTTCGCCACTCTCCGTCCCGGCCTGGCGGATCGGGTCGTCACCATTTCCGGGGTGAGCAAGTCCTACGCAATGACTGGTTGGCGGATTGGTTGGGCGGTCGCTCCGCCCGCGATCGCTGGGTTCATGGCCGACTTGCAAAGCCAGGAAACCAGCAACCCCTGCTCGATCAGCCAGCACGCCGCCCTGGAGGCCATCACCGGACCTCAGGACTCGGTGCGGGAGATGCGCGAGGAGTTCGCCCGTCGTCGCTTGTACGCATTGGAACGGGTGGCTCAACTGCCGGACGTGACCTGTCGACCTCCGAGTGGAGCGTTTTATTTGTTCCTCAACGTCTCAGCCCACTATGGACGCACCCTGGGCGAACGATTAGTCACCAACTCCACCGAGTTCTGCATGGCCGCGTTGGAGACCGCCGGAGTTGCCTTGGTGATGGGCCAAGCGTTCGGGGCCGACCACTACGTGCGCCTGTCCTATGCCACCGACCTCGAAACCCTGAGTCAAGGATTCGACGCGCTGGCGGATTTTCTCAAGAAATAA